Proteins from one Salinispora arenicola genomic window:
- a CDS encoding zinc-binding dehydrogenase — MPTMRAAFASRFDDANPLTALTVGERPEPAHHGDDWVTVQVTASSLNHHDLWSLRGVGLRAEQLPMILGCDAAGVDPDGNQVVVYPVIPTPGDPRGISILSEHFPGTLAERVAVPRANLLPLPTGLAATDAACLPTAWLTAWRMLTTRGRVDEAAAVLVQGAGGGVATAAVALAAAMGKRVYATSRDAAKRERIAALGATAVEPGARLPERVDVVIETVGAATFDHSLKSAAPAARIVVSGATAGHEATVNLRRVFAMQLEILGTSMGTPDELAALLTFCAKRGMRPMVDSVVPFTAVGDAFARLHSGGVFGKVVVDHTA; from the coding sequence GTGCCGACCATGCGTGCTGCCTTCGCCTCCCGCTTCGACGATGCCAACCCGCTCACCGCGCTCACCGTCGGCGAGCGGCCCGAGCCTGCGCACCACGGCGACGACTGGGTGACCGTCCAGGTCACCGCCAGCTCGCTCAATCACCACGATCTCTGGTCGCTGCGCGGCGTCGGGCTGCGCGCGGAGCAGCTGCCGATGATCCTGGGGTGCGACGCGGCCGGCGTGGACCCGGACGGCAACCAGGTGGTGGTCTACCCGGTGATCCCCACCCCGGGCGACCCACGGGGAATCTCGATCCTCTCCGAGCACTTCCCGGGCACGCTCGCCGAACGGGTCGCCGTACCCCGGGCGAACCTGCTGCCGCTGCCGACGGGCCTGGCGGCGACGGACGCGGCCTGCCTACCCACCGCCTGGTTGACCGCGTGGCGGATGCTCACCACCCGAGGCCGGGTCGACGAGGCCGCCGCCGTGCTGGTACAGGGCGCGGGCGGGGGCGTGGCCACCGCGGCCGTCGCGCTCGCCGCCGCGATGGGCAAGCGGGTGTACGCAACCAGCCGGGACGCGGCCAAGCGGGAGCGAATCGCCGCGCTCGGCGCCACCGCCGTCGAACCGGGTGCCCGGTTGCCGGAACGGGTCGACGTCGTGATCGAGACGGTCGGTGCGGCGACCTTCGACCATTCGCTGAAGTCAGCCGCGCCGGCGGCCCGGATCGTGGTCTCTGGCGCCACGGCCGGGCACGAAGCGACGGTCAACCTGCGCCGTGTCTTCGCCATGCAGCTGGAGATCCTCGGCACCTCGATGGGTACCCCGGACGAACTGGCCGCCCTGCTGACCTTCTGCGCGAAGCGGGGGATGCGCCCGATGGTGGACAGCGTGGTGCCGTTCACCGCTGTCGGGGACGCGTTCGCCCGCCTGCATTCCGGCGGGGTCTTCGGCAAGGTGGTCGTTGATCACACGGCGTGA
- a CDS encoding acetate/propionate family kinase yields MSRVLVLNCGSSSVKWRWYDGDELLDRGAVERIGESGGGPADHGTAVREILTGLDLAGLTAVGHRVVHGGRRFGEPVLIDDAVLTAIRGLIPLAPLHNPANLAGIEVARAALPGIPQVAVFDTAFHTTLPESAATYAIDRATADRYGIRRYGFHGTSHAYVSRRTAELIGRPYAETNTITLHLGNGASAAAVAGGRSVATSMGMSPLEGLVMGTRSGDLDPTVIFHLRREGGLSVDEIDDLLNHRSGLYGLTGANDMREVLARRADGDPAAALAFDVYCRRITGYVGAYYALLGRVDAVTFTAGVGEHAAPVRAAALAGLERLGITVDPERNAGHGDRVISPDGGEVAVCVIGTDEEREIARAAREVAGGAQVDR; encoded by the coding sequence ATGAGTCGGGTACTGGTACTCAACTGCGGATCGTCATCGGTCAAGTGGCGGTGGTATGACGGCGACGAACTCCTCGACCGGGGCGCCGTCGAGCGAATCGGCGAGTCCGGTGGTGGGCCGGCCGACCATGGCACGGCGGTCCGGGAGATCCTCACCGGGCTCGACCTGGCCGGGCTCACCGCCGTCGGACACCGGGTGGTGCACGGTGGACGCCGCTTCGGCGAACCGGTCCTGATCGACGACGCGGTACTCACCGCGATCCGGGGCCTGATACCGCTCGCCCCGCTACACAATCCCGCCAACCTGGCCGGCATCGAGGTCGCCAGGGCGGCGCTACCCGGCATCCCACAGGTTGCCGTCTTCGACACCGCCTTCCACACCACGCTGCCCGAGTCCGCGGCCACCTACGCGATCGACCGTGCGACGGCGGACCGGTACGGCATTCGACGGTACGGTTTCCACGGCACCTCCCACGCGTACGTCTCGCGGCGCACGGCGGAGTTGATCGGTCGCCCGTACGCCGAGACCAACACCATCACCCTGCACCTGGGCAACGGCGCGAGCGCCGCCGCTGTCGCCGGCGGACGGAGCGTGGCCACCTCGATGGGCATGTCCCCGCTCGAAGGACTGGTCATGGGCACCCGCAGCGGCGACCTGGACCCGACGGTGATCTTCCACCTGCGGCGGGAAGGCGGGTTGAGCGTCGACGAAATCGACGACCTGCTGAACCATCGCAGCGGCCTGTACGGGCTCACCGGCGCCAACGACATGCGTGAGGTGCTCGCGCGACGGGCGGACGGCGACCCGGCCGCCGCGCTCGCCTTCGACGTGTACTGCCGCCGCATCACCGGCTACGTCGGGGCGTACTACGCGCTGCTCGGCCGGGTGGACGCGGTGACCTTCACCGCGGGCGTCGGCGAGCACGCCGCTCCGGTCCGGGCGGCAGCGTTGGCCGGACTGGAGCGACTTGGTATCACCGTCGATCCGGAACGTAACGCGGGCCATGGTGACCGCGTCATCTCACCCGACGGCGGCGAGGTGGCGGTCTGCGTCATCGGCACCGACGAGGAACGGGAGATCGCCCGCGCCGCCCGCGAGGTGGCGGGCGGGGCTCAGGTCGACCGGTAG
- the pta gene encoding phosphate acetyltransferase: MDLVAGSVYLTSVGSGGGKSTVALGLAELLSRQVGRIGIFRPLVRGNSPDPILALLSERYRVDLPIEDLSGTTYTEATEMVAEGQREQLISRIVERYRAVERRYPAVVVVGSDFADGSDRGAGPRELAFNARLATEFGSVVVPVVDGYEQEPTTVTAATRGAYHDLADLGATVLAVVANRVTGPLTLPDLPVPTYLIPEVPSVSAPTVAEVAAALGATQLAGDDAALGRDVLDFVVGAAHVPTLLDHLTEGALVIMPGDRDDLLVATGAAHVAGHVALSGLVLTLGVQPDPRTMRLVERLRPGLAVLSVTSDSYDTVAASNRIEGRPSAGNPRKVEAALGAFERCVDTDDLSRRLRVTRSERVTPLMFEYDLIDRARTQRRHVVLPEGNEERILRAAEILLRRDVAELTLLGRPDDVSRRTRELGLDITGAHVIDPFTSEWRDEFADEYARLRAHRGVTVDLAHDIVPQPNYFGTMMVRAGYADGMVSGSTHTTAATIRPAFEIIRNLPDVSIASSVFFMLLADRVLVYGDCAVNPDPDAAQLADIAISSADTAVRFGIEPRVAMLSYSTGSSGAGADVEKVAEATRRVRERRPDLLIEGPIQYDAAIDPTVAATKLPGSTVAGRATVFVFPDLNTGNNTYKAVQRSARAVAVGPVMQGLRRPVNDLSRGATVPDIVNTVAITAIQAEEAGE; encoded by the coding sequence GTGGATCTCGTGGCAGGGAGCGTGTATCTAACCAGCGTGGGTTCCGGCGGCGGCAAGTCCACCGTCGCCCTCGGGCTGGCGGAGTTGTTGTCCCGGCAGGTCGGCCGCATCGGCATCTTCCGGCCGCTGGTCCGTGGCAACTCACCGGATCCGATCCTCGCCCTGCTCAGCGAGCGCTACCGGGTCGACCTGCCGATCGAGGACCTCTCCGGCACCACCTACACCGAGGCCACCGAGATGGTCGCCGAGGGGCAACGGGAACAGCTCATCTCCCGCATCGTCGAACGGTACCGCGCGGTGGAGCGCCGCTACCCGGCTGTGGTCGTGGTCGGCAGCGACTTCGCCGACGGCAGCGACAGGGGTGCGGGTCCCCGCGAACTAGCCTTCAATGCCCGACTGGCGACCGAGTTCGGCAGCGTCGTTGTCCCCGTCGTCGACGGGTACGAGCAGGAGCCCACCACCGTCACGGCGGCGACCCGCGGTGCATACCATGACCTGGCGGATCTCGGCGCGACGGTGCTGGCGGTCGTCGCGAACCGGGTAACCGGCCCGCTGACCCTGCCGGACCTACCGGTGCCGACGTATCTGATCCCGGAGGTACCCAGCGTCTCGGCGCCGACGGTGGCTGAGGTGGCGGCGGCGCTCGGTGCCACCCAGCTCGCGGGGGACGACGCCGCACTCGGTCGCGACGTACTCGACTTCGTCGTCGGTGCGGCCCACGTGCCGACGCTGCTCGACCATCTGACCGAGGGAGCCCTGGTGATCATGCCCGGCGACCGGGACGATCTCCTGGTCGCCACCGGCGCCGCCCATGTCGCGGGTCACGTCGCGCTGTCCGGGCTGGTCCTCACGCTCGGCGTACAACCGGACCCACGCACGATGCGGCTGGTCGAGCGGCTGCGGCCGGGGCTCGCCGTGCTCTCCGTGACCAGCGACAGCTACGACACGGTGGCCGCCTCCAACCGGATCGAGGGCCGGCCCAGCGCCGGCAACCCCCGCAAGGTGGAGGCCGCCCTGGGCGCGTTCGAACGCTGCGTGGACACCGACGACCTCTCCCGCCGGCTCCGGGTGACCCGATCGGAGCGGGTCACCCCCCTCATGTTCGAGTACGACCTGATCGACCGTGCCCGGACGCAGCGCCGGCATGTGGTGCTGCCCGAAGGGAACGAGGAGCGGATTCTGCGGGCAGCCGAGATCCTGCTGCGCCGGGACGTGGCCGAGCTGACCCTGCTCGGCCGGCCCGACGATGTCTCCCGACGGACGCGGGAGTTGGGCCTCGACATCACCGGCGCACACGTAATCGATCCGTTCACCAGCGAATGGCGTGACGAGTTCGCCGACGAGTACGCAAGGTTGCGTGCCCACCGCGGCGTCACAGTGGACCTCGCCCACGACATCGTGCCCCAACCCAACTACTTCGGCACGATGATGGTGCGGGCCGGGTACGCGGACGGCATGGTCTCCGGTTCCACCCACACCACCGCCGCCACCATCCGTCCCGCCTTTGAGATCATCCGGAACCTGCCCGACGTCTCCATCGCCTCCAGCGTCTTCTTCATGCTGCTCGCCGACCGGGTGCTCGTGTACGGCGACTGCGCGGTCAACCCTGATCCGGACGCGGCCCAGCTCGCCGACATCGCGATCTCGTCCGCTGACACCGCCGTCCGGTTCGGCATCGAGCCGCGAGTGGCGATGCTGTCGTACTCGACCGGTAGCTCCGGCGCCGGCGCCGACGTGGAGAAGGTCGCGGAGGCCACCCGAAGGGTTCGGGAACGTCGACCAGACCTGTTGATCGAGGGGCCGATCCAGTATGACGCGGCCATCGACCCGACCGTGGCAGCGACGAAACTGCCCGGCAGCACAGTCGCCGGCCGGGCCACGGTGTTCGTGTTCCCGGACCTGAACACGGGCAACAACACGTACAAGGCGGTACAGCGGTCGGCGCGGGCGGTGGCGGTCGGGCCGGTCATGCAGGGGCTACGCCGGCCGGTGAACGACCTCTCCCGGGGCGCGACCGTCCCGGACATCGTCAACACGGTGGCGATCACCGCGATCCAGGCCGAGGAGGCCGGTGAATGA
- a CDS encoding DUF6104 family protein yields the protein MTEERMYFTDRGIEELTERRGDEQVSMEWLAERLRDFVDQNPEFETPIERFATYLARLDDEDDE from the coding sequence ATGACCGAGGAACGCATGTACTTCACCGACCGTGGAATCGAGGAACTGACCGAACGCCGCGGCGACGAGCAGGTCAGCATGGAGTGGCTCGCCGAGCGCCTACGCGATTTCGTCGATCAGAACCCCGAGTTCGAGACCCCGATCGAGCGCTTCGCCACCTACCTGGCTCGGCTGGACGACGAGGACGACGAGTAG